A genomic region of Xanthomonas campestris pv. phormiicola contains the following coding sequences:
- a CDS encoding helix-turn-helix domain-containing protein has product MGEKRPLPVFSRRLREAREVYGISQRSLGIKAGLDDFVASTRVNRYETGVHQPDLQTLQRLAAALELPLAYFYAEEDELARLIMEFKRQRKGKNED; this is encoded by the coding sequence GTGGGTGAGAAACGACCGCTGCCGGTCTTCAGCCGCCGGCTGCGCGAGGCGCGGGAGGTCTACGGCATTTCCCAGCGCAGCCTGGGCATCAAGGCCGGCCTGGACGACTTCGTCGCCAGCACCCGCGTCAACCGCTACGAAACCGGCGTCCATCAGCCCGACCTGCAGACCCTGCAACGCCTGGCGGCGGCGCTCGAGCTGCCACTGGCCTACTTTTACGCCGAAGAAGACGAACTGGCACGGCTGATCATGGAGTTCAAGCGGCAGCGCAAGGGCAAGAACGAAGACTGA
- a CDS encoding TonB-dependent receptor: MPAGPLAAALEALAAQGGVRIVAAPDVVADKQARAISGRMRWQDALERLLQGSGLDYRQDGDTTVIVALAQDGAVPVAQADAAQPSASASAATQLETITVTGTRIRGGAVASPLVSIDAAQIRAQGFADIGEVIRSIPQNFAGGQNPGVAAGATLGSGGFANQNLTGGSSLNLRGLGPDATLTLLNGRRMSYGGYVQAVDIDAIPIEAVQRIEIVPDGASAIYGSDAVGGVGNVILKRDFDGVVAGTRYGGATEGGLTTREYTLTAGTQWNGGGAIFTYKDVSTDPIYAAQRGYTRQILAPTTIYPGSDLKSGLLSLHHAFGDVAELRLDALGSRRDQVYNYYYSTSRTSYNRMLPETSALLVSPGIAVFLPNDWTLSLAATRGKDDLDNRDIGVTVATGASTARTRECLCNEHRSYEASLEGPLLTLPGGELRLATGAGYRRNAFEYSNQLTGRVSIDAQESSRFAYAELNAPLLGPASGVAAVHRLELTAALRNEDYDSFGSVTTPKLGLIYAPGADVTFKASWGRSFKAPTLYQRYAASFAQLVPVSYVSGTGYAATATALIQGGGNRDLQPERAQTRTASLAFHPQAAPGLEAELTWFRIHYTDRVVQPITNAARSLADPNYAPFIVYAPTQAELAAVMATAQNIYNSTGSAYDPSQVVALVRFGYTNVAAQEIEGLDLSGSYDTQAGNGHVSVQGAVSWLDSTQKTSPLQRPFDVAGTLFNPARVSGRLGAVWSPGAVSWSLFGNYRSGVTNTVDDTKTASFTTFDTTLRYALDRPRGVLAGVEVALAAQNIFDRRPPLYTPASWIHVPYDSTNYSAVGRFLSLSLSKRF; encoded by the coding sequence TTGCCCGCCGGGCCGCTTGCCGCGGCGCTGGAGGCCTTGGCTGCACAGGGCGGCGTGCGGATCGTCGCCGCGCCCGACGTGGTCGCCGACAAGCAGGCCAGGGCGATCAGTGGCCGCATGCGCTGGCAGGACGCGCTGGAGCGACTGCTGCAAGGCAGCGGTCTGGACTACCGGCAGGACGGCGACACGACCGTGATCGTCGCGCTGGCGCAGGACGGCGCGGTGCCGGTGGCCCAGGCGGACGCTGCGCAACCGTCTGCATCGGCCTCGGCGGCCACGCAATTGGAGACGATCACGGTGACCGGCACGCGCATCCGTGGCGGTGCGGTGGCCTCCCCGCTGGTATCGATCGATGCCGCGCAGATCCGGGCACAGGGGTTTGCCGATATCGGCGAGGTGATCCGCAGCATCCCGCAGAACTTCGCGGGCGGGCAGAACCCGGGTGTGGCCGCCGGCGCCACGCTGGGCTCCGGCGGTTTCGCCAACCAGAACCTGACCGGCGGCTCGAGTCTCAATCTGCGCGGGCTCGGGCCGGACGCGACACTGACCTTGCTCAACGGGCGGCGAATGTCCTATGGCGGCTACGTGCAGGCGGTGGATATCGATGCCATCCCGATCGAGGCGGTGCAGCGGATCGAGATCGTTCCCGATGGCGCCTCGGCGATCTACGGCTCCGATGCAGTGGGCGGGGTGGGCAACGTGATCCTCAAGCGCGACTTCGACGGCGTGGTCGCGGGCACGCGCTACGGCGGCGCCACCGAGGGCGGCCTGACCACCCGCGAGTACACGCTCACGGCGGGCACGCAATGGAACGGCGGCGGCGCGATCTTCACCTACAAGGACGTCTCCACCGATCCCATCTACGCCGCGCAACGCGGCTACACCCGGCAGATCCTCGCACCGACCACGATCTACCCCGGCAGCGATCTGAAGAGCGGCCTGCTGAGCCTTCACCATGCCTTCGGCGACGTGGCAGAACTGCGCCTGGACGCACTCGGCAGCCGCAGGGATCAGGTCTACAACTACTACTATTCCACTTCCAGGACCAGCTACAACCGGATGCTGCCGGAAACCTCGGCGCTGCTGGTATCGCCCGGCATCGCGGTGTTCCTGCCCAACGACTGGACGCTGTCGCTGGCCGCGACGCGCGGCAAGGACGACCTGGACAACCGCGATATCGGCGTGACCGTGGCCACCGGCGCCAGCACCGCCAGGACCCGCGAGTGCCTGTGCAACGAACATCGCTCCTACGAGGCCAGCCTGGAGGGACCGCTGCTGACCTTGCCGGGCGGCGAACTCAGGCTCGCCACCGGGGCCGGCTACCGGCGCAACGCGTTCGAATATTCCAACCAGCTCACCGGCCGCGTGTCGATCGATGCGCAGGAGAGCAGCCGCTTCGCGTATGCGGAGCTCAACGCGCCGCTGCTCGGACCGGCGTCCGGCGTCGCCGCGGTGCACCGGCTGGAGTTGACCGCTGCCCTGCGCAACGAGGACTACGACAGCTTCGGCAGCGTCACCACGCCGAAGCTGGGGCTGATCTATGCGCCGGGCGCGGACGTCACCTTCAAGGCGAGCTGGGGCCGTTCGTTCAAGGCGCCCACGCTGTACCAGCGCTATGCGGCGAGCTTTGCGCAGCTGGTCCCGGTCTCCTATGTCAGCGGCACCGGCTACGCTGCGACTGCGACGGCGCTGATCCAGGGCGGTGGGAACCGCGACCTGCAACCCGAACGCGCGCAGACGCGAACGGCATCGCTGGCGTTCCACCCGCAGGCGGCGCCTGGACTGGAGGCGGAGCTGACCTGGTTCCGCATTCACTACACCGACCGGGTGGTGCAGCCGATCACCAACGCTGCGCGGTCGCTGGCCGACCCGAACTACGCACCGTTCATCGTGTACGCGCCGACGCAGGCGGAGCTGGCGGCAGTGATGGCGACGGCGCAGAACATCTACAACTCCACCGGCAGCGCCTACGACCCCAGCCAGGTGGTCGCGCTGGTGCGCTTCGGCTACACCAACGTGGCCGCGCAGGAGATCGAGGGGCTTGACCTGTCGGGGTCGTACGACACGCAGGCGGGCAACGGGCATGTATCGGTGCAGGGGGCGGTCTCCTGGCTCGACAGCACCCAGAAGACCAGCCCGTTGCAGCGCCCGTTCGACGTCGCGGGCACCTTGTTCAACCCGGCCAGGGTGAGCGGCCGGCTCGGTGCGGTCTGGAGCCCGGGCGCGGTGTCCTGGTCCCTGTTCGGCAATTACAGGAGCGGTGTCACCAACACCGTGGACGACACGAAGACGGCATCGTTCACCACCTTCGATACGACGTTGCGCTATGCGCTGGATCGGCCGCGCGGCGTGCTCGCCGGGGTGGAGGTGGCGCTGGCGGCGCAGAACATCTTCGATCGCCGACCGCCGTTGTACACGCCGGCCAGCTGGATCCACGTTCCCTACGATTCGACGAACTACTCTGCGGTGGGCCGGTTCCTGAGCCTGTCCTTGTCCAAGCGCTTCTGA